The sequence below is a genomic window from Acidobacteriota bacterium.
TCGGTCTACGATGCTTTTCGCGCCTCCGGCTACAACGACTGCGAGCTCTTCGGCGTCAACTGGCTGTCCTCCAGCGAGCGCGGCCTGCCCCAATTCAACTACCACAAGCCCTCCAAGGCGGATCTCATCGCCGACTTCCTGTGGGACGTCATGGCCTACACCGGTTCGACTCAGGTGGACGTGGTGAGCCATTCCCTGGGGGTGACCATGGGGCTCTACGCCGTCGAGGACGACGGCATGTGGAGCCAGGTGCGGCGCTTCGTGGCCATCGCCGGGGGCATGCGCGGTCTGGTCTCCTGTTATTACGTGGGCTACGCCAACGCCTATTACCCCACCTGCGGCTCCCAGAACTACTACAACTCGGGGATCTTCGGCCTCTACCCTCACAGCTGGTCGACCTGGAATCCGCGCCTGGGCAACGGCGGTTTCCGTGACTATCCCTCGGGCAAGAGCACCTGGTTCTATGCCCTCGGCGCCGACGTTCACGACGAAGTGCTCTGCGGCACCGCCAGCTACGTCGCCGGCTGCGGCGACTCGGCGGTCTTCGACAGCCGCTCCAACGTCAAGGCGCAGCTCGACGTCGGTCACGGCACCACCGCCGCCGGCCTCGACTACGATCTCGCCGACTGGTCCTACTTCAACCTTTTGGGCGGCGATGCCGACGGCGTGGGGCATTACCGGGCGAAGAACAACACCGGCCGCATCCTGCTCAAC
It includes:
- a CDS encoding lipase, translated to MNRGFALILCALLVVLLLPAPASALSYTGGSSQFAGGFSPTNAPYGGFGGGSCAASRTPVVFLHGNGDEAKNFDYPTSTGVASVYDAFRASGYNDCELFGVNWLSSSERGLPQFNYHKPSKADLIADFLWDVMAYTGSTQVDVVSHSLGVTMGLYAVEDDGMWSQVRRFVAIAGGMRGLVSCYYVGYANAYYPTCGSQNYYNSGIFGLYPHSWSTWNPRLGNGGFRDYPSGKSTWFYALGADVHDEVLCGTASYVAGCGDSAVFDSRSNVKAQLDVGHGTTAAGLDYDLADWSYFNLLGGDADGVGHYRAKNNTGRILLNMLTTSCTGTGCCSGYGAPCGNH